Proteins encoded in a region of the Bacteroidota bacterium genome:
- a CDS encoding MATE family efflux transporter: MMEYLNSPVQKISLFFTQGHARSIKAKKNIAISIIIRGISIFTSFLLVPLCLHYIGSKEYGVWLTLSSIVLWVNFFDIGLGQGLRNKFAEAIAKGDKQLAKVYVSTTYAGILIIVSSLFLLILLFNPFISWCRVLNAPAYMSGQLEILVLFVFGFFLFRFVLGLLGIIITADQRPAISSSFDTLGNILALLIIFLLTKITKGSILYLGITLNVSPLLIFLIASFYFFNNDYKEYKPSLKSVDFKYFKELASLGIQFFIINIAVLVVFSSSNVIITQILGPEEVTAYNIAYKYFGMVTMFFGIIINPLWSAFTEAYVKEDFSWIKNTMKKLIQFWYLIAAGIIIMILLANTFYHLWVGKMVKVSFMLSAIMGIFIILSTWCNIWAYFINGTGKIRLSLYIAIFQAVVNIPLSIYFGKTLHLGSAGVVLGTCTSLIISAILAPIQYKKIVSKSDKGIWSK, encoded by the coding sequence ATGATGGAATATTTAAATTCTCCCGTTCAGAAAATAAGTCTTTTTTTTACCCAGGGACATGCCAGGAGTATCAAAGCAAAAAAAAATATTGCAATCTCTATCATTATCAGAGGTATTAGCATCTTCACCAGCTTTTTGCTGGTTCCCCTTTGTTTGCATTACATTGGCTCAAAAGAATATGGGGTATGGCTTACCCTAAGTTCTATTGTACTCTGGGTAAATTTTTTTGACATTGGCCTGGGACAGGGACTGCGGAATAAATTTGCCGAAGCCATAGCAAAAGGAGATAAACAATTAGCCAAAGTTTATGTAAGTACTACTTATGCCGGCATATTAATAATTGTTTCTTCCCTGTTTCTACTCATTCTTTTATTTAATCCATTTATTTCCTGGTGCAGGGTCTTAAATGCCCCGGCTTATATGTCAGGACAATTGGAGATATTGGTATTATTCGTTTTTGGTTTTTTCCTGTTCAGATTTGTACTTGGGCTATTGGGCATAATAATTACAGCCGACCAGCGTCCTGCAATCAGCAGCAGCTTCGATACTTTAGGAAATATATTGGCCTTGCTGATCATTTTCCTTCTGACCAAAATCACGAAAGGCTCCATCCTTTATCTTGGCATTACCTTGAATGTTTCTCCCCTGTTAATCTTTCTGATCGCTTCATTTTATTTCTTCAATAATGATTACAAAGAATATAAACCTTCATTAAAATCTGTAGATTTTAAATATTTCAAGGAACTGGCAAGTTTGGGTATACAGTTTTTCATCATCAACATCGCAGTATTGGTTGTTTTTTCTTCTTCAAATGTGATTATTACCCAAATTCTGGGGCCCGAAGAGGTAACCGCTTACAATATAGCATACAAATATTTTGGAATGGTAACCATGTTTTTTGGGATTATTATCAACCCTTTATGGTCAGCATTTACTGAAGCTTATGTAAAAGAGGATTTTTCATGGATAAAAAATACCATGAAAAAATTAATTCAATTTTGGTATCTGATTGCGGCCGGTATCATAATCATGATACTTTTAGCCAATACCTTTTACCATCTTTGGGTAGGTAAAATGGTAAAGGTCTCTTTTATGCTTTCAGCAATAATGGGCATTTTTATCATTCTCAGTACCTGGTGCAATATATGGGCTTATTTTATCAATGGCACAGGGAAGATCAGATTATCCTTATATATTGCCATTTTTCAGGCAGTGGTCAATATCCCCCTTTCAATTTATTTCGGTAAAACCCTTCATCTTGGTTCTGCAGGCGTAGTTTTGGGAACCTGTACATCACTCATCATATCGGCCATCCTGGCTCCTATTCAATATAAAAAAATAGTTTCAAAAAGTGATAAAGGAATCTGGAGTAAATAA